ACCGACGGAGATAACACGCGCCGATGACTGTGGCGCGATCGGGCAAACGCCAGGGCCACGCGTGAGGTGTCGATCGTGATCCAGCGGCGCCCCCGTTTGTTCGACCACGTACGCTGTGGTGCCGTATGCGCCACTCCTTCAATCCCCGCCCGTCAATCGGCGCCTGTTGGCCGCCGCCTCTTCAGCCGACATGCCTGGCTTCGTGTCTGGGCGACCTACTGGTCTCCGGACAAATCCCGCAGGCAGCTTGGCGTCCATGAGATATGCAGTGCCGAGATCGGTGCGGGATGGGTCCACAGTGCGGAGATCAGCTCCGATCAGATTCGTTTCATCAAGGTTCGCTCCACCCAGATCAGATGCCGTCAAGTCTACATCGATGAGCTTGGCGACTTGTAAATCGGCGAACCGGAAGTCAACACCATCCAACATCGCACCGCTGAAGTCCGCTCCGATCAAACAGCTTCCCACCAGCGAAACATCGACCAACAATGCATCTTTGAGGACTGCGCCCAGCAGCACGGCGCCGGTCAGATCGGCGCCGCTGAGAACGGCGCCTTGTAGGTTCGCACGCACGAATCGTGCCCAGCGCAGATCAGCACCACTGAAGTCTACTCCCTCCAGATTCTCCTGGTTGAAGTTCCTGAATCGACAATCCGGCAAGCAATCTGGAGGCGCGGCATCGACTATGGGACAGAGTGCCGTCAGAAACGCAACAACCACGATGTACGACCCAACGTTGATACTGGTAGTACTAGGGGTTTTCCTTCGTTGCTGCATTGTGGCATGCAACCTTTCTAAGATCCGTCTCACCGCAAGAAACATCCCGATCCATGGTAGCTCTCACTGCCGGATAGCGCAACGCGGTACTTGGTGTTTGGTATGGTACGATTCTAACCTTCCGATTGTAACGATCCGTCAAGCAGTGTGCGACGATATCTGTCTGGTCATACTCGAAAGACCTTCACTACTTCGTCGCTGAGGTGGTCGATGACCTTGACGGCGATGCGGCCGGAGGCGGGGAAATCGAAGGGGCGGGTGGTGTCGCTGTACAGGGTTCCCGAGTTTCTCGGTGGATTTCGGTCT
This genomic interval from Spirochaetaceae bacterium contains the following:
- a CDS encoding pentapeptide repeat-containing protein; the protein is MQQRRKTPSTTSINVGSYIVVVAFLTALCPIVDAAPPDCLPDCRFRNFNQENLEGVDFSGADLRWARFVRANLQGAVLSGADLTGAVLLGAVLKDALLVDVSLVGSCLIGADFSGAMLDGVDFRFADLQVAKLIDVDLTASDLGGANLDETNLIGADLRTVDPSRTDLGTAYLMDAKLPAGFVRRPVGRPDTKPGMSAEEAAANRRRLTGGD